From Thalassococcus sp. S3, one genomic window encodes:
- a CDS encoding flagellar motor switch protein FliG — MTTLTPVSKIQIAKVPAETQEAAKLVPRKLGRRAKAAVVVRLLLNEGADIPLEALPDDLQAHLTEQMGAMGLVDRATLASVIEEFSDELASVGLSFPKGLAGALSALDGKLSPQTAARLRKEAGVRQSGDPWARIRSADLDDLLEIVEAESTEIAAVMLSKLDVGKAAELLGRLPGPKARRITYAVSQTEEVTPEAVDRIGLSLASQLDMRPILAFEDGPVQRVGAILNCSAAATRDDVLDGLDETDSSFADAVRKAIFTFAHIPHRVLTRDVPRVVRDIDQAVLVTALAGSTEEEDKAAADFVLSNMSSRLAESLREEMAERGKVKLKDADAARTAIVAAIRTLETAGDLTLIVPEDDDEA, encoded by the coding sequence GTGACGACACTCACGCCCGTTTCGAAGATACAGATCGCCAAAGTTCCGGCGGAGACGCAAGAGGCAGCAAAGCTTGTCCCCAGAAAGCTTGGGCGCAGGGCAAAGGCCGCCGTGGTTGTCCGACTTCTCCTGAACGAGGGGGCAGACATCCCGCTTGAAGCTTTGCCGGACGATCTGCAGGCACATCTGACGGAACAGATGGGTGCGATGGGCCTTGTGGATCGCGCAACACTTGCGTCGGTGATCGAAGAGTTTTCCGATGAGCTTGCTAGTGTTGGCCTGTCTTTTCCAAAAGGACTGGCGGGCGCCCTCAGTGCCCTTGACGGCAAGCTCAGCCCCCAGACAGCCGCGCGCCTCCGAAAGGAAGCGGGGGTGCGGCAATCGGGTGATCCCTGGGCGCGTATCCGGAGCGCCGACCTGGATGACTTGCTGGAAATCGTCGAAGCCGAAAGTACCGAGATTGCCGCCGTGATGCTGTCAAAGCTCGACGTCGGCAAGGCGGCGGAGTTGCTGGGCCGCCTGCCGGGCCCGAAGGCACGCCGCATCACCTACGCCGTCTCCCAGACCGAAGAGGTCACGCCGGAGGCTGTGGACAGGATCGGATTGTCTCTGGCAAGTCAACTGGATATGCGTCCGATCCTCGCGTTCGAGGATGGTCCCGTGCAGCGGGTGGGTGCAATCCTCAATTGCTCTGCCGCCGCCACGCGCGACGATGTGCTGGACGGGCTGGACGAAACCGACAGTAGCTTTGCAGATGCCGTCCGAAAGGCGATTTTCACGTTTGCCCATATCCCGCACCGTGTTCTGACACGCGATGTGCCTCGCGTCGTACGCGACATCGATCAGGCGGTTCTGGTCACCGCTCTCGCCGGATCGACGGAAGAGGAGGACAAGGCCGCTGCCGACTTCGTGCTCAGCAATATGTCGTCGCGCTTGGCCGAAAGCCTGCGCGAAGAGATGGCAGAACGAGGCAAGGTGAAACTCAAGGACGCCGATGCCGCCCGCACCGCGATTGTCGCCGCGATCCGGACGCTGGAGACAGCCGGCGACCTCACGCTAATCGTTCCCGAAGACGATGACGAGGCGTGA
- the glyS gene encoding glycine--tRNA ligase subunit beta: MPDLLIELFSEEIPARMQMRASEDLKKHVTNGLVEAGLTYASAAAFATPRRLCLTVEGLLAASPTTREERKGPRADAPDKAIEGFLRGTGLSRDQVETRATPKGDVLFAVIEKPGRPATEIVGEVLENVIRTFPWPKSMRWGTGSLRWVRPLQSILCLLSAEDGSEIVPVDVDGIVSGDTTEGHRFMAPGRMSVSSFEDYEAKLKQAFVVLNPEERSRHIWADATNLAFAAGLEVVEDRNLLAEVSGLVEWPVVLMGDIADEFLDLPPEVLQTSMREHQKFFSVRNPKTGRIEKFITVANRETEDNGATILAGNQKVLGARLADAKFFWENDLRVVHQVGLEGMARPLADVTFHNKLGSQADRIDRIEALARMLAPQVGAKPDLAGEAARIAKADLASEMVYEFPELQGLMGRYYAEAAGHNDGVPEACAEHYSPLGPTDDVPTGPVSVSVALADKLDMLAGFWAIEEKPTGSKDPFALRRAALGVIRLILVNDLSLSLHGLITQADERADADDLMAFIHDRLKVVLRDQSIRHDIIDACLSMPGNDDISLLTKRAKALQAVLETEDGENLIQGFRRANNILTQAEDRDGVEYSFGPDPKFAETASEKTLFAALDDVEARIAPAMTAQDFPAAMAAMADLRAPIDAFFTDVQVNSENETLRRNRLNLLHRIRSTCSSVADLSRIEG, encoded by the coding sequence ATGCCCGACCTGCTGATCGAACTCTTTTCCGAGGAAATCCCCGCACGTATGCAGATGCGCGCCTCCGAAGATCTGAAAAAGCACGTGACCAACGGGCTGGTCGAGGCGGGTCTGACCTATGCGTCGGCTGCGGCCTTCGCGACCCCGCGCCGGCTCTGCCTGACGGTCGAAGGTCTTTTGGCGGCCAGTCCCACAACGCGAGAGGAGCGCAAGGGCCCCCGCGCGGATGCACCGGACAAGGCGATTGAGGGTTTTTTGCGGGGTACGGGCCTGTCGCGCGATCAGGTCGAGACCCGCGCGACACCGAAAGGCGATGTGCTGTTTGCGGTGATCGAAAAGCCCGGCCGCCCCGCGACCGAGATCGTGGGCGAAGTGCTTGAGAACGTGATCAGAACCTTTCCGTGGCCGAAATCGATGCGATGGGGAACGGGCAGCCTGCGTTGGGTCAGGCCGCTGCAATCCATCCTGTGCCTTCTCAGCGCGGAGGACGGCTCGGAGATCGTGCCGGTCGACGTGGACGGGATCGTATCTGGCGATACGACAGAGGGTCACCGGTTTATGGCGCCGGGACGGATGTCGGTATCGTCCTTCGAGGATTACGAGGCGAAGCTGAAGCAGGCCTTTGTTGTCCTGAACCCGGAGGAGCGCAGTCGCCACATTTGGGCGGATGCCACCAATCTTGCCTTTGCGGCTGGACTGGAGGTGGTCGAGGATCGCAATTTGCTCGCAGAAGTTTCCGGCCTTGTAGAATGGCCTGTGGTGCTGATGGGGGATATCGCGGACGAGTTCCTCGATCTCCCGCCGGAGGTGCTGCAAACCTCTATGAGAGAGCATCAGAAGTTCTTTTCCGTGCGCAACCCAAAGACGGGCCGTATCGAAAAGTTCATTACCGTTGCCAACCGGGAAACCGAAGACAATGGCGCCACCATCCTGGCCGGGAACCAGAAGGTGCTTGGCGCTCGTTTGGCGGATGCAAAATTCTTCTGGGAGAATGACTTACGCGTTGTTCATCAAGTTGGGCTTGAAGGCATGGCGCGACCCCTTGCGGATGTGACGTTCCACAATAAGCTGGGAAGCCAGGCAGACCGGATCGACCGTATCGAAGCGCTGGCCAGGATGCTCGCACCTCAGGTTGGCGCAAAGCCCGATCTGGCGGGCGAAGCGGCGCGGATCGCGAAGGCGGATCTTGCCTCGGAAATGGTCTATGAATTCCCTGAATTACAAGGGCTTATGGGGCGTTATTATGCCGAAGCTGCAGGACACAACGATGGTGTGCCAGAGGCCTGCGCCGAGCATTACTCGCCACTGGGACCCACCGATGACGTGCCGACAGGCCCGGTGTCGGTTTCGGTCGCTCTGGCCGATAAGCTTGACATGCTTGCCGGTTTCTGGGCGATTGAGGAGAAGCCGACAGGATCAAAGGACCCCTTTGCCCTGCGCCGCGCCGCACTGGGCGTGATCAGGCTTATCCTGGTCAACGATCTGTCGCTGTCGCTGCACGGCTTGATCACCCAGGCGGACGAGAGGGCCGATGCGGATGATTTGATGGCCTTCATTCACGACCGCCTGAAGGTGGTCCTCCGTGATCAGAGCATTCGGCACGACATTATCGATGCCTGCCTGTCGATGCCCGGGAACGACGATATTTCGTTGCTCACAAAGCGGGCGAAAGCGCTGCAGGCGGTGCTGGAGACGGAGGACGGGGAGAACCTGATCCAAGGCTTCCGACGCGCGAACAATATTCTGACCCAGGCGGAAGACCGGGATGGGGTCGAATACTCTTTTGGTCCCGATCCGAAATTTGCCGAAACCGCATCGGAGAAGACGCTCTTCGCGGCGCTTGACGATGTCGAGGCGCGCATCGCGCCGGCCATGACTGCGCAGGATTTTCCGGCGGCGATGGCGGCGATGGCGGATTTGCGCGCGCCGATCGACGCGTTCTTCACCGACGTTCAGGTCAATTCCGAGAACGAAACCCTGCGACGCAACCGCCTGAACCTTCTACACCGCATCCGGTCAACCTGCAGCAGTGTGGCCGATCTAAGCCGGATTGAGGGCTAG
- the purB gene encoding adenylosuccinate lyase translates to MIPRYSRPEMVAIWSPETKFRIWYEIEAHACDAMADLGVIPRENAEAVWKAKDVEFDVARIDEIEAVTKHDVIAFLTHLAEHVGSEEARFVHQGMTSSDVLDTCFNVQLVRAADILIQDVKDLLAALKRRAYEHKDTVRIGRSHGIHAEPTTMGLTFARFYAEMDRNLNRLEKARYEVATGAISGAVGTFANIDPRVEEHVCAKLGLEPEPISTQVIPRDRHAAFFAALGVVASSIENIAVEIRHTQRTEVLEAEEFFSKGQKGSSAMPHKRNPVLTENLTGLARLVRMAVVPAMENVALWHERDISHSSVERNIGPDATVTLDFALARLTSVIDKLVVYPENMLANMNKFRGLVMSQRVLLALTQAGVSREDAYKLVQRNAMKVWEEGKDFKTELLGDADVTAALSTEEIEEKFDLGYHTKHVDTIFARVFKD, encoded by the coding sequence ATGATCCCCCGCTATTCCCGCCCTGAAATGGTTGCGATCTGGAGCCCGGAAACGAAGTTCCGGATCTGGTACGAGATCGAGGCCCATGCCTGCGACGCGATGGCCGATCTGGGCGTGATCCCGCGCGAAAATGCAGAGGCGGTGTGGAAAGCCAAGGACGTGGAATTCGACGTGGCCCGGATCGACGAGATCGAAGCGGTGACCAAACACGACGTGATCGCATTCCTCACCCATCTGGCCGAACATGTGGGCAGCGAGGAGGCGCGCTTTGTCCATCAGGGTATGACGAGCTCGGATGTTCTGGACACCTGTTTCAACGTTCAGCTCGTACGCGCCGCCGACATATTGATCCAGGATGTCAAAGACTTGCTCGCCGCGCTTAAACGGCGCGCATATGAGCATAAGGACACCGTGCGTATCGGACGCAGCCACGGCATCCATGCCGAACCCACCACGATGGGCCTGACCTTCGCCCGTTTTTATGCCGAGATGGACCGCAACCTGAACCGCCTTGAAAAAGCGCGCTACGAGGTCGCCACCGGCGCCATCAGCGGCGCCGTGGGCACCTTTGCCAACATCGACCCGCGCGTCGAGGAACATGTCTGCGCCAAGCTGGGGCTGGAGCCGGAACCGATCTCGACCCAGGTCATCCCGCGGGATCGTCATGCGGCGTTTTTCGCGGCTCTGGGGGTTGTGGCCTCCTCCATCGAGAACATCGCCGTCGAGATCCGCCACACGCAGCGTACCGAAGTGTTGGAGGCAGAGGAATTCTTCTCGAAAGGCCAAAAGGGCTCAAGCGCGATGCCACACAAGCGCAACCCGGTGCTGACCGAGAACCTGACGGGCCTCGCCCGCCTTGTCCGCATGGCCGTTGTTCCGGCGATGGAGAACGTAGCGCTCTGGCACGAGCGCGATATCTCGCATTCCTCGGTGGAGCGGAATATCGGACCCGACGCCACCGTGACCCTCGACTTCGCGCTGGCGCGGCTGACCAGCGTGATCGACAAGCTGGTCGTCTATCCTGAAAATATGCTGGCCAACATGAACAAGTTTCGCGGGCTGGTGATGAGCCAACGGGTCTTGCTGGCCCTGACCCAAGCCGGGGTTAGCCGGGAAGATGCCTATAAACTGGTTCAACGCAACGCGATGAAGGTCTGGGAAGAAGGCAAGGACTTCAAAACGGAGCTTCTGGGCGACGCCGATGTGACCGCGGCGCTGAGCACCGAAGAGATCGAGGAGAAATTCGATCTTGGCTATCACACCAAACACGTGGACACAATTTTCGCCAGAGTTTTCAAAGACTAG
- a CDS encoding DUF6314 family protein — protein MSGPMCLDDFCGGWTLSRRIDDRQAGHVISAEGRAELVEGVWTEHVTMHLPDQAPITGYRRYLWRAEEAGISVFFDDARAFHRIALGAAESVDRHLCDPDIYDVHYAFEDWPSWRAIWTVQGPRKDYIMETRYIRA, from the coding sequence GTGAGCGGGCCGATGTGCCTTGATGATTTCTGCGGTGGCTGGACGTTGTCCCGCCGCATAGATGACCGTCAGGCGGGTCATGTTATTTCAGCCGAAGGCAGAGCTGAACTGGTCGAGGGCGTTTGGACGGAACACGTCACGATGCATCTGCCGGACCAAGCTCCGATCACGGGGTATCGCCGATATCTCTGGCGCGCCGAAGAGGCGGGGATCTCGGTCTTCTTCGACGATGCGCGCGCGTTTCACCGCATCGCACTGGGCGCGGCCGAGAGCGTGGACCGCCATCTTTGTGATCCCGACATCTACGATGTTCACTACGCTTTCGAGGACTGGCCAAGCTGGCGCGCTATCTGGACCGTGCAGGGTCCACGCAAGGACTACATCATGGAGACAAGGTATATCCGCGCGTAA
- a CDS encoding bifunctional alpha/beta hydrolase/OsmC family protein codes for MPTERITFPGHDGGQLAARLDLPNGPVLATALFAHCFTCSKDIPAARRIAGRLASMGIAVLRFDFTGLGHSEGEFANTSFTSNVEDLIAACRYLDGRDLGPSLLIGHSLGGAAVLKATARLDQIKAVVTLGAPFDPSHVTHNFADALPEIIEKGIAEVQLGGRPFQIGKTFLDDIARGQLTPAIGSLKAALLVLHAPRDETVSIDNASEIFLAAKHPKSFVTLDDADHLITRAKDAEYAADVIAAWVGRYIDLTQPAPPPGAPEGVVRVTEADPNGFLQDINAGPDHHLLADEPMAYGGTNQGLTPYGLVSAGLGACTSMTIRMYARRKGWPLTCVSVDITHDKVHAQDAEPGSTSKVDVYHRLVRLGGDLSEDQRKRLLEIADKCPVHRSLEKGAQVHTQLA; via the coding sequence ATGCCCACCGAACGCATCACATTCCCCGGCCACGATGGCGGGCAACTTGCTGCCCGCTTGGATCTACCGAATGGCCCGGTTTTGGCCACGGCTCTGTTTGCCCACTGCTTTACCTGTTCAAAGGATATCCCGGCTGCACGGCGCATTGCGGGGCGTCTGGCCTCTATGGGGATTGCCGTTTTGCGTTTCGACTTCACCGGTCTGGGTCATTCCGAGGGAGAGTTTGCCAACACCTCCTTTACCTCGAACGTGGAAGACCTGATCGCCGCCTGTCGCTATCTCGACGGCCGCGATCTTGGGCCGAGCCTTCTGATCGGGCATTCTCTGGGCGGTGCCGCCGTCTTGAAGGCAACCGCTCGACTGGATCAGATCAAGGCCGTGGTGACGCTTGGCGCGCCCTTCGATCCCTCCCATGTCACCCATAACTTCGCCGATGCTTTGCCCGAAATCATTGAAAAGGGCATTGCCGAAGTTCAGCTTGGCGGTCGCCCCTTCCAGATCGGCAAGACGTTTCTGGACGATATCGCACGCGGCCAGCTCACACCCGCGATCGGAAGCCTGAAAGCGGCCCTGCTGGTGTTGCATGCGCCCCGGGACGAGACCGTCAGCATCGACAATGCCAGCGAAATCTTCCTCGCGGCCAAGCACCCCAAAAGCTTCGTCACGCTCGACGATGCGGATCACCTGATCACCCGGGCAAAGGATGCCGAATACGCCGCCGATGTGATCGCGGCGTGGGTGGGTCGATACATCGATCTGACACAACCCGCTCCACCGCCCGGAGCGCCCGAAGGGGTCGTGCGTGTGACCGAGGCGGACCCGAATGGTTTTCTTCAGGACATCAATGCGGGCCCCGATCATCACCTTCTCGCCGATGAACCGATGGCCTATGGCGGCACCAACCAGGGATTGACCCCTTACGGTCTGGTCTCGGCCGGTCTGGGTGCCTGCACCTCCATGACCATCCGCATGTATGCCCGCCGCAAAGGCTGGCCTTTGACTTGTGTGAGCGTGGATATCACCCACGACAAGGTCCATGCGCAGGATGCAGAGCCTGGCAGCACCAGCAAAGTCGACGTCTATCACAGGCTGGTCCGCCTGGGCGGGGATCTCAGCGAAGATCAGCGCAAGAGGTTGCTGGAGATCGCTGACAAATGCCCTGTGCACCGCAGCCTTGAAAAAGGGGCCCAGGTCCACACTCAACTGGCGTGA
- a CDS encoding DUF6446 family protein: MSGKIVGIVLILSGLIAGASLYYLQVYGFYDEVAETDGPDVQLVSVVSGQPEPIIYDSFEAIDADSSPIRYRACFTTTASHAMLSETYVGLDDVTPRNAPGWFDCFEAESIAAELDAGTALAFLGEKNVRYGVDRIVAITDDGRGYVWHELNDCGEKAYDGTVVGEDCPPRPDTSQ; encoded by the coding sequence ATGAGCGGTAAGATCGTGGGCATTGTTCTGATCCTGTCTGGCCTGATCGCGGGTGCGAGCCTCTACTATCTGCAGGTCTATGGCTTCTATGACGAGGTTGCCGAGACCGACGGTCCTGACGTCCAGCTCGTCTCCGTCGTATCGGGCCAGCCCGAGCCGATCATTTACGACAGCTTCGAGGCCATTGACGCCGACAGCTCGCCGATCCGCTATCGGGCGTGCTTTACCACCACCGCCAGCCACGCGATGTTGTCCGAAACCTATGTCGGCCTCGATGATGTCACGCCGCGCAATGCCCCGGGATGGTTTGACTGCTTCGAGGCCGAAAGCATCGCCGCAGAGCTTGATGCCGGGACGGCCCTTGCCTTTTTGGGGGAAAAGAACGTGCGGTATGGGGTGGACCGGATTGTTGCCATCACCGATGACGGGCGCGGCTATGTCTGGCACGAGCTTAACGATTGTGGCGAAAAAGCCTATGACGGCACCGTCGTGGGCGAGGATTGCCCGCCGCGACCGGACACCTCCCAATGA
- a CDS encoding glycine--tRNA ligase subunit alpha, translated as MPEAIAAPRSFQEILLRLQSYWGSKGCAVLQPYDMEVGAGTFHPATTLRSLGSAPWAAAYVQPSRRPTDGRYGENPNRLQHYYQYQVLIKPSPPDLQDLYLGSLEAIGIEMDLHDIRFVEDDWESPTLGAWGLGWEVWCDGMEVSQFTYFQQVGGHDCHPVSGELTYGLERLAMYVLGVDHVMDMPFNDPQSPIALTYGDVFKQTEEEYARWNFDVANTEVLLRHFEEAEAECAAILERAPDDEKTQKRIIMAHPAYDQCIKASHIFNLLDARGVISVTERQAYIGRVRALAKKCADAFVQTRAGGFAG; from the coding sequence ATGCCAGAAGCCATCGCGGCCCCCCGCTCTTTTCAAGAGATACTCCTTCGACTGCAAAGCTATTGGGGGTCGAAAGGATGCGCCGTGCTTCAACCTTACGACATGGAGGTTGGGGCCGGGACGTTCCATCCGGCAACGACCCTGCGCTCTCTGGGGTCAGCGCCCTGGGCGGCTGCCTATGTGCAACCTTCACGGCGCCCGACCGACGGGCGCTATGGGGAAAACCCCAACCGGCTGCAGCACTATTATCAATATCAGGTGCTTATCAAACCATCACCACCCGATCTGCAGGACCTCTATCTCGGCTCGCTTGAGGCCATCGGGATCGAGATGGACCTTCATGACATCCGTTTTGTGGAAGATGACTGGGAAAGCCCGACCCTGGGAGCTTGGGGGCTGGGCTGGGAGGTCTGGTGTGATGGCATGGAAGTGTCGCAGTTCACCTACTTTCAGCAGGTTGGCGGACATGACTGCCATCCCGTCTCCGGTGAGTTAACCTATGGTCTTGAACGGCTGGCCATGTATGTGCTGGGCGTCGACCACGTGATGGACATGCCCTTTAATGACCCGCAAAGCCCGATTGCGCTGACATATGGCGATGTGTTCAAGCAGACCGAAGAAGAATATGCGCGCTGGAATTTCGATGTTGCCAATACCGAAGTTCTGTTGCGCCACTTCGAAGAGGCCGAGGCGGAATGCGCCGCGATTCTCGAACGCGCGCCAGATGATGAAAAGACCCAGAAACGCATCATCATGGCTCATCCGGCCTATGACCAGTGCATAAAGGCCTCTCACATTTTCAACCTGCTCGACGCGAGGGGCGTGATCTCCGTCACGGAACGTCAGGCCTATATCGGTCGTGTGCGTGCTTTGGCCAAGAAATGTGCTGACGCATTTGTCCAGACGCGCGCGGGCGGTTTCGCGGGATGA